A part of Sander vitreus isolate 19-12246 chromosome 8, sanVit1, whole genome shotgun sequence genomic DNA contains:
- the c8h11orf96 gene encoding uncharacterized protein C11orf96 homolog — protein MAAVRQMVMEASGFHVLPAHLMASAMEEFPQQLPVPKGPARGKSRSRRPREARFKTQPVTFAEIAEVEEEGSSPLEEERARRSFLQSLENLRRSTQTLHCPPAAHHSCNPTPTQASLDSSDSDSTQ, from the coding sequence ATGGCTGCTGTGCGTCAGATGGTTATGGAGGCCTCTGGCTTTCACGTCCTGCCAGCTCACCTTATGGCCTCAGCCATGGAGGAGTTCCCCCAGCAGCTGCCTGTTCCCAAAGGCCCAGCAAGGGGCAAGAGCCGCTCCCGCAGACCTCGCGAGGCTCGCTTTAAAACACAGCCTGTCACCTTTGCTGAAATCGCAGAGGTAGAAGAAGAGGGTTCCTCACccctggaggaggagagggcaCGTCGTTCCTTCTTGCAGTCCCTGGAGAACCTGCGGCGGAGCACACAGACCCTCCATTGCCCACCGGCTGCCCATCATAGCTGCAACCCCACACCTACACAGGCAAGCCTGGACTCCAGTGACTCGGACTCCACCCAGTGA